The region GGTGGCACGGCCAACAAACTCGAGCTTGGTGGAAGCCTTGACACGCTCCTCTTTGATGCCAGACAGGCAGCGAGCGAGCACAGACTCGGCAATGAGGGTGACGGGCATGCCCAAATCCAGGGCGTTGACAGCAGTCCACTTGCCGGTACCCTTCTGGCCGGCCTTGTCGAGGATCTTCTCGACGAGAGGcttgccatcctcatcgttGAAGTACATGATGTCCTTGGTGATCTCGATCAGGAAAGAGTCGAGGACACCGTTGTTCCACTTGGTGAAGGTGTCACCAATCTCCTTGCTAGACATGCCGAGACCGCGCTTCATGATATCGTACGCCTTTGTTCTGACTGTTAGCCCCCTGATTCATAGCTGACCTGCCTTTGGATTTGGCCTTGGCTTTGCAGAACAACATACCTCACAGATCAACTGCATGTCACCGTACTCGATACCGTTGTGCACCATCTTGACGTAGTGACCAGCACCCTCGTCACCAACCCACTCACAGCAagcctcaccaccgctcTTGGCAGCAATGCTCTGGAAGATGTCCTTGATGAAGGGCCAGGCTGACTCATCACCACCGGGCATGATGGAGGGGCCGTAGCGggcaccctcctcaccaccggaGACACCGGCACCGACGAAGCGGAGACCCTTGGAGGCAAGGTACTTTGTTCTCCGGTTGGAGTCGGGGAAATGTGAGTTACCGCCatcgatgatgatgtcacCAGCCtcgagaaggggaaggagggtcTCGATCCAGTCATCGACAGCCTTGCCGGCCTGGACGAGAAGCATGATGCGGCGGGGGCTCTTGAGCTTCTTAACGAACTCCTCGGTAGAGTGAGCGCCGACAATGCTCTTGCCCTTGGCCTCGTTGGCAAGGAAGCGGTCGACCTTGGAAACGGTACGGTTGAAAGCGCAAACGGTGAAGCCATGGTCGGCCATGTTCAGAATCAAGTTCTGGCCCCTTTTTTCACGCACAGTCAGCACATCTGCCCCCGGGGGCTGCTCTGGGGAACCGCCGGAGCTGGGTAGTAGACTTACATGACGGCCAGGCCGATGAGGCCGAGATCAGCActtccaccatcatcactgtTAGCATTTCTTTGGGATTGGAGGTTAAGGAGGGAGCCAGCAGCGTTCACAACGCCGCCGACGTTGATATTCGCCAGGCGGGcgctgaggaggggggactCAGTAGGTGTAGATAGGCAAAGCACTCCGTCACCGGCAAAGCTGTTGTAGTAGAAAACGACAGGCGCATTGCACCGGCATTGGCTGGAGTGAGGCCAtacctcctctctctctcgcacGCCGATGACTCGAGCACAGCGCAGATACGCCCCGACTTCCTGCTTTCTGGGTGACGGagcggggaggtggggtaAAGAGAACTTACACAGCGCCAGACATTGTGAAGGAAATCTGCGACAGGGGGAACGGTCAAGATGCAAAAGGTGAAGTTGTAGAGGTGCTGTCCGGAGCAGAATTGATGGAAGGGAGTAATCCTCAGCCAGGGGGATTTGTTATGGAGAAAGtcagagagggaggggagaaatGGCGGACTGAATGACGAAACTTTTAAGAGGACCCGAGCTTTCGAggtcggagggggagggtcaTTGTTCAAGTGCGTGCAGCGGACAGAGGACAGCGGGACAGCGGGCAGCTTGGCCTGACGGGAGACTCCCAAACAGCGGATAATTTGACGTGGGGCTTACTCAGGCAGTTACCTCGACCATGACCATGACCGCCTCACGACCCAACTGAAATGAAAATGCCCGTAACGTgccacctcctcccgtcatacctcttcttctgagCCCTTGGACACTGGGaagcttccaggttgcccCCAATGACTGGGATGTgctcccttgcctggcccCAGAAGGAGGGGACAACCCAGGAGGTGCCTTTGTATTTTTATCAGATCCTCCCAGTCGTCTGATGAAGCTATCGGTTTCGCCGCCCCGGAGCTTGGAGCTTGGGGGACCGTGGGGACTTGGCTTCTGTTCCACGATCCGCCATCGCGTGGGAATCAACTGGGCGGCTGGACTGAGTGACAAATCCCACCGTCGCTCGGGGCATCTCGACTGTGTAGCTTCTCATTGAGAGCAAGGTCCCGGTTTTTGTTGGGAATCCTCGAGCCAAAGCAGACCCTACATACATCCTTTTCTTAGCCCGACACATACTGCTTCGGATTCATCAGCTTGTTGGTTTCGAAACACCAGTGCCCCCCAAGGTGCCGCTTGGGGGAAGCACGGCACAGACAACCGCAGACATTGACCCGCCGCGCGCATTTGGACGAACTTGAAGGTTCCGGCGCCGGATCCCACCAATGCCCACATTGACAGCAACCTCCGTCAGTCAGCCATGACCCACGGGAGCTTACCGCCCAGCTGCCGGACATATACGTTCCTGTCTATCAGCCTGGTTCGACATGCTGCTCTCTGTAGTTCAGATGATGAGTAAAACCTGGGATTGGACGGTCATCCACAATGTCAACTGTTCTTCCGCGGATACATCGGAGCTGATCATCTTCAAGACGAACCAGTTCAAGGAGATGTTACATCCACCGAGAACCACAGACCTTATAACAGCAAGcttctcaccaccggcgACACTAGCCTAACAAATAAAAAGTGACACTGACAAGTCCGGTTCTTGAAGTGTTCGGTTGGCGCCCCCACGGTTTCGAGATCTGAGGCGAGTGGACTCCCCACCCAACGATGGACTGCTGTCCGCAATGTTCTTACACAACAGCTTTCACCAAATTCCCGCAAAGCACTGGGGGCAACATTACTTCAAGAACCAGGGGACCGCTTTTTTCGACTTCAGGCTCTTCTTGCCATGAGCCAATGGGAATTATTTCCCTCGAGTGAGAAAAAAACTGAACTCCGATCACTGTCCGTTCAAAGGTCCGGTGTTCGCAAGGGTAGAAGCAAAGGAAAAGTACAGCCCTTTCGCGCCTTTTGCTCCTCGCGCGCCGGTTTGTTAAGCCAAGCTGtcgccaaaaaaaaaacaaggaGGGGTAGAAAAGACCCCTCCACTGCCATGACCCCTTGGTTAGGTGGGGTTATGTCGTGGGGCCCTTATTGGTTAAACAGACTGTGGATGATGATTAAGCTCCAACGTCCGACGTCGTCTATATTGTTTGGCCCAGAAGATCAATGATATCAGAACGGGCTTCACAACTCAAATATTATCCACAGTACAGATGAAGAATGGCAATTGCTACGAAACTGACACAGAATATCTCTTAGCCAACCCTTTGAGGCAATGGCCATCACCTTGCCGCCTTAACTCCACAATGTGACGGCAGTCTTCAACTCAGTCAACCCTTGGCGATTGCCATCCAACATATCTCCGGATATTCTAAAGACATGACTGAAATATATGAGTACTAAAGGTTCCCAAAAAATAGAATCATGGTGGTGATAAATAGCACCAAGACTCCTTGGATGTTCTGGGACTTTGCAAACCATACTTACCGGAGATGCATTCCCCCACGGAGATATCAAAACCGCCGTGATGGAACCCTCTCTCCGTTGATATCTCCACTGTATGCCAATCCCAAGAATATCAACATAGCGCACGGCCATAAAATGAACTGTGCTTGTCCGCGGAAAGAGAACAAGAGCTCATCATTTTGCCTTGTCTACTACTCACTCTGTGAACCAAATGTGACACTTTGAGTTACCAAGCCAACCTCAAAGCCCTACCTCAAACGGGAGTTGACAGGTTTAGATATTGTCAAGATTTATATTCAAACTCTGAAAAGAGCATATGCAAACTGGTTATCATTCTTGGTTTTGACTTATAGCAGCAGCCATCTTCCCCAGGATGTGATAAAATTTAAGCTCTGGTGGATTAGGGAAAGGTATCAGCACTCACCCGCGACCCCATATCCAATCTCTGACGAAACTGGACCAGACAGCAGCGTCTACTTAAGATCTGATGACCCTGGGGAAAACAGGAGCGCTCGCTCACAATACTTCAAAAGAGCCCCCCGAAATTGGGAACGACAGCGTCGTTCACCAACGATATCTCAAATTAAAGCTTGGATGAACCTTCTTAAAAGTTGGGATGAGCACCTTCAAAATATAGTTGTATCACCAAAACGAAAAGTCTTCATGATCACAGCAAGACATCTAAGCCATTGTCATATGTTACTGTACATTATTATTGTATCAAACAAGAGCTCGCCACGAGCCCTCGATGCCAACCCATCAAGCCACCTCCATCGTCTACCAATTCAGTGAAACCCCTGTGCCCTGAAACAACGCCCATAACCGTTCCAAATACGCCCATGCTGTAAACTATCCTCCGTCCCAGTCTCGTAAACCACCCGGGGCTTCAACCAGAACTTTTGATGCCTCttgagaagagaagagaaaacaaaGTATGTACAATAGTTTAAAAATGCCGCTGCCCATCCCCTCTCAACTGGGGCTGCTCGTCATGAAAAGTCTTGTACTTATATTGCACCATGAAAAAGCCATGAGAagaccacccccgcccccatcaccaaccgcCTCAATaatcctcaacctcaccgaTAGAAGACATCTTGAGGTCAATCTCCGACTTGACACTCCTGATCGAAGCCTCAATACGCTTCCGAATAATCGCACCGACCGACTTGGCAAGGTTCTCCTCGTATTGCTTGAGCTGTTTCTTGAGATTAGCAATCTCCGCCCGCACACTGGCCTTATCGTCATGGTCGTCTTCAtctccatcgtcatcatcatcatccccatcctcttctgactcctcttcatcttcttctgactcttcctcctccacaacttcctcctcctcagtctGGGCAACAGGAGTACCAGTATTAGCGGTAAGTGGCGTAACAGCATCAGGAGCAACAGCCGGCGTAGGCTGATCAAGACCCTCCATCGGCGTCTCTGGCGCATTCATGAAAGCATCCATCAGCGCAGCctcgtcaagctcctcctcgaccttatCGAGTtgctcatcatcctcttcaccctcagcatcctcctcatAATCTTCAGACTCCGACTCCTCGACAATTCTACTGTCTAGAACCTCCGTCCTGGTGCTGACAGCCTCCCGATCAGCCGCCAATAACCTTtccacctcggcctccttgtTCTGGATCTCGAGCTTCGACAATCGCTTGCGGAAACGACGGTTTCTGGCATCGTGCATTGGGGGCGTTATACCGTGTGGCCAGCGATGACCGTGCTCAACAGCCTTTGGCAGCGGCGCagtcttggcctcctcctcgttctTGACTTCAGCAAAGACCAACATCATCTGACAAATATCCGCGGACTTGACCATGGCCTTTTTATCCCACGTCTTCATACCCTCAGTGATGGTAGGGAGATCGAGGAGAATCGCCGCATAGTACTTCCCGCGAACAATCCACACAGCACGTCGACCTTCGTCGTCCAGAAACTTAAAGTTGACCTCGGCACCATTGccgattttcttttctgtgaTGCACTGTCGTATATAATCGCAGTCTTCGTTGTCCATAAAGCGCATGACAAATTGTTCCTCGATAACCGGATCAATCTCGCGATCTTCCGCCTCCGAGTCGTAGCCTTCGCCAAGAGGCCGGTGAGGAATCTTGCCTACTGGCTTCAGTTTGAGCGTTGGTTTAGTCGAGATGGTGCCGCCGGGAGTTGTTGGTTTAAGCGTAatcttcgtcttcttggCTAGTGGTCCGGATCCATTGGCTAATGGCatgtcctcatcgtcatcactCTGATGAGCCCTCTTCTTGAGTGTGGGCTTTGGTCTTCTCCCAGCCTTGGTAGTTGTGACTTTTGGGGCGGGCGGAGCGACGGCGACCTCCTCTGCTGTCAAACTCGCTGCTGGGAAATAGCCAGAGGGAGGATTCGGctcggcgggggtgggtgggagcgATTTTCGCACCAATTTGATTTTTGGCGCGCCTGATGGCGTTTGAGCACCGGGAGACATTGCGCTGAATCCGGCGAGACCAGGTGGAGGACTTGTCGCGCCAAGGGCTGAGCTTGTGGTTTTCAAGGTGAGTCGCCCGGGAacgggtgggggaggtggttgttccATAATGGCGATTGGGATGGGTTTTTCGTATCGCAGTTAGGACTGGTCTCGCACGAGCGATTCGATTCTGGAGGTTTGCGGTTTAGAGGAAAAGTCGCGACTCGGGGTAAGATGTTGTAGGATGAGTTCGTGGCTCGGTGTAGCGGCGGGCGGGAGTTTGAACGAGTTCTTGAGCTGAGGATTGGAAGCGCAGTCAAAGAAACCGTGGTCGCCGTGTCGCCATGAACGTGGGAAAAGGTGATGGAACGGAGAGAAGAAAATTCAACCTGCCCCGCGTCGAATTGCTGCTCCTTTGACAGGCGGGAGGTGGCCAGCAAGGTGCCTTGGGAGAGCTCTAAAGTGGATGTTGAGATTCTAGAGCTCGGGCCACTGGCATTCACTCTGCCGCTCGATAAGCCTTATCAGAGGATGGACCAATCGCTGCACCAGCCACCTACAGTGACATCAGCCACAACTAACGTTGACATTCGAAGTGGGCCAATGGTCTTGGAAGCGGCAGCGTTTTTGGCACGTCAcgtctctcttcctccacccaaTTCCACCAAGACACCATCGCATCTCTTTTGTGAGCCAGACATACTCGGTTGAAAAACAGTTGCGGGAGAATAGCCGTCGGCTCACAGGTACGTACCATACATACGCAACGGTCTTGCTCTCAATTCCGTTGTCGGCGCAACACTTGGAACAAGAAATTCATCATGTCGTACTCGGGTCCTCCAGGTCTCCCAAAGTCGGCGTCGCACCCTTCGCTGCCCCCGCGCCCTCCGACTACCAAGCTCCCCGGTGGCTTCAAGCCTGCCTTCTCGGCCGCCCCGACACATCCGCCCGCTCCCTCAGTCCCCGGTTACTCAGCGCCGCCCTCATACCCAGGCTACGGCGCCGCTGCCGTACCCGGCTATGGCGCGCCCCCTTCAGCAGCGCCCTACGTGGGCAACCCATCAACTCCCTCCGTAGGAGCTGGATATGGTCAACCAGGAACATACAACTATCAACAACAAAGCTACCCGCAAGCGCCAGTCGCACAAGCAGCCTCGAGCTACTATGGCGCCCCCGCTACCAACAGCTATGCCACACCTCCCCAAATTCGGAACCCCTTCGCCGCCCCTGTAGCAGCCTCTGCCGGCCCCGCGGGTGACTATGATCCAGAAATGGCGGCTCAGATAGCGCAATGGCAAAGCGCCTACATGCCAAAAGATCCATCAGACCCGGCAAACAAGACTGCTGACAAGGGCACAAATGGACAAGCAACAGCCGATACAACCGACCCCAACGTCGGTGAGGACGGGACcgacaaaaagaaaacggTATACCGAGAAGGCGGCGGCAAAAAATGGCAAGACGACACTCTTCTCGAATGGGACCCTACCCATCTACGTCTTTTTGTCGGTAATCTGGCTGGTGAAACTACAGATGACTCTTTACTGAAAGCGTTTTCCCGGTGGAAGAGCGTACAAAAAGCCAAGGTTGTCCGTGATAAGCGAACGACGAAGAGCAAGGGTTTTGGCTTTGTGAGTTTTAGCGACGCAGACGACTTCTTCCAGGCAGCCAAGGAGATGAACGGCAAGTATATCCAGAGTCATCCTGTGGTTGTGCGCAAAGCGAAGACAGAGATCAAGCCGCAGGCTGTCAAGGATGATAGGAAGGGGAAGCATCAGCATAAGAGGGGTAATGGGGGAAATAAGGCTGGgaatgggatgggagggCAGGAGAAGGGCGCTGGGGCTTACGAGCCGCATCTTGGCCCTGTGGCTGGGGGTGGGATTGTGAAGCCGGGGCAGAAGACGAAGGGAGGTTTAAAGTTGCTTGGTTGAGTGGAAGTATTGGCATTGTTTTCAGCATTGTTTGAGCCTATCATTTGGTCGTTCAGAAGTGTGCTTGGATATTGGATGCTACAAGTGTATTGCTATGAGATGCAATTAGCCGCTGTGTATAGATTCTCATTTGGTAGATAGATGTGGGTTTCCATGGGTGCCTAGGTTGGTTTTGCTATCATAACAAGTAAAAATTCACTGATGTATCATCTTGACGAAGAATTTATGTATTGTATTCTGCCATTTTACGCCTCCTATGCTGCTATGCTATGTATGATGTGTGTTGTCTGGTAATGATAATGTACGCCTTGCCCGCCTATCTGTCTGTCCGTATACAGACAGAAAGACGGATTTGAATGCCCAAAGAAAGTTTTCCAAGATAGCACCGCCGTCTCCCgaaccccccttccccaccactCCGTATG is a window of Podospora pseudopauciseta strain CBS 411.78 chromosome 1, whole genome shotgun sequence DNA encoding:
- the GND1 gene encoding phosphogluconate dehydrogenase (decarboxylating) gnd1 (BUSCO:EOG09261W3X; COG:G; EggNog:ENOG503NVGP) codes for the protein MSGAVARLANINVGGVVNAAGSLLNLQSQRNANSDDGGSADLGLIGLAVMGQNLILNMADHGFTVCAFNRTVSKVDRFLANEAKGKSIVGAHSTEEFVKKLKSPRRIMLLVQAGKAVDDWIETLLPLLEAGDIIIDGGNSHFPDSNRRTKYLASKGLRFVGAGVSGGEEGARYGPSIMPGGDESAWPFIKDIFQSIAAKSGGEACCEWVGDEGAGHYVKMVHNGIEYGDMQLICEAYDIMKRGLGMSSKEIGDTFTKWNNGVLDSFLIEITKDIMYFNDEDGKPLVEKILDKAGQKGTGKWTAVNALDLGMPVTLIAESVLARCLSGIKEERVKASTKLEFVGRATTFEGNKEQFLEDLEQALYASKIISYAQGFMLMQEAAKEYGWKLNKPSIALMWRGGCIIRSVFLKDITAAYRNNPDLENLLFDDFFNKAIHKAQPGWRDVVSKASLLGLPIPSFSTALSWFDGYRTKDLPANLLQAQRDYFGAHTFRIKPEAATAKYPEGQDIHVNWTGRGGNVSASTYQA
- a CDS encoding hypothetical protein (BUSCO:EOG09263U08; COG:K; EggNog:ENOG503NW6J), which translates into the protein MEQPPPPPVPGRLTLKTTSSALGATSPPPGLAGFSAMSPGAQTPSGAPKIKLVRKSLPPTPAEPNPPSGYFPAASLTAEEVAVAPPAPKVTTTKAGRRPKPTLKKRAHQSDDDEDMPLANGSGPLAKKTKITLKPTTPGGTISTKPTLKLKPVGKIPHRPLGEGYDSEAEDREIDPVIEEQFVMRFMDNEDCDYIRQCITEKKIGNGAEVNFKFLDDEGRRAVWIVRGKYYAAILLDLPTITEGMKTWDKKAMVKSADICQMMLVFAEVKNEEEAKTAPLPKAVEHGHRWPHGITPPMHDARNRRFRKRLSKLEIQNKEAEVERLLAADREAVSTRTEVLDSRIVEESESEDYEEDAEGEEDDEQLDKVEEELDEAALMDAFMNAPETPMEGLDQPTPAVAPDAVTPLTANTGTPVAQTEEEEVVEEEESEEDEEESEEDGDDDDDDGDEDDHDDKASVRAEIANLKKQLKQYEENLAKSVGAIIRKRIEASIRSVKSEIDLKMSSIGEVEDY
- a CDS encoding hypothetical protein (EggNog:ENOG503NV9Q; COG:A); its protein translation is MSYSGPPGLPKSASHPSLPPRPPTTKLPGGFKPAFSAAPTHPPAPSVPGYSAPPSYPGYGAAAVPGYGAPPSAAPYVGNPSTPSVGAGYGQPGTYNYQQQSYPQAPVAQAASSYYGAPATNSYATPPQIRNPFAAPVAASAGPAGDYDPEMAAQIAQWQSAYMPKDPSDPANKTADKGTNGQATADTTDPNVGEDGTDKKKTVYREGGGKKWQDDTLLEWDPTHLRLFVGNLAGETTDDSLLKAFSRWKSVQKAKVVRDKRTTKSKGFGFVSFSDADDFFQAAKEMNGKYIQSHPVVVRKAKTEIKPQAVKDDRKGKHQHKRGNGGNKAGNGMGGQEKGAGAYEPHLGPVAGGGIVKPGQKTKGGLKLLG